The Thunnus albacares chromosome 11, fThuAlb1.1, whole genome shotgun sequence genome contains a region encoding:
- the LOC122992092 gene encoding zinc finger protein 774, producing MVVDGTMLDKTSDKGQQTGRCSDCGCSLPQPDSDPDSSNTSTPPKQQRVHKTDSPSKCLSCQAGSSLPNGRRPHRRIRLDPHSCSLCPKTFISSAHLSLHLASHNKERKFRCSTCGKYFHQSSHLVAHKTIHSGDRPFKCPDCGKTFGRASHLKTHRRLHTGEKPFKCTYCDKSFTQKAGLLAHVRLHTGERPYKCEQCGEGFRSLSLLLSHKESSGKEKSASAPALNQTQTTQSSPEDLKCGVCCRTFVRSSYIRLHIHLNKGQRPYHCKVCNKTFVKLDTFVNHCDKHLRQKKDKGKQVKDKVVKPPLFVPLSRPASPESSLPPQPLSSEVNTRSRAKAKSKTEP from the coding sequence ATGGTTGTAGATGGCACCATGCTGGATAAAACCAGTGATAAAGGCCAGCAGACTGGGCGCTGCTCAGACTGTGGATGCAGCCTACCACAGCCTGACTCTGACCCTGATTCATCCAACACTTCAACACCTCCTAAACAGCAGCGTGTGCACAAAACAGACAGTCCTTCCAAATGTCTATCCTGCCAGGCAGGCAGCAGCCTCCCCAATGGTCGACGGCCACACCGGCGCATCCGTCTCGACCCTCACAGCTGCTCCCTGTGCCCCAAAACCTTCATCTCCTCAGCTCACCTGAGCCTTCACCTGGCCTCCCACAACAAGGAGAGGAAGTTCAGATGTAGCACCTGCGGAAAGTACTTCCATCAGTCCTCCCACCTGGTGGCGCACAAGACAATCCACAGCGGGGACAGGCCGTTTAAATGTCCAGACTGTGGTAAGACCTTCGGCCGGGCATCGCATCTGAAGACTCACCGTCGGCTTCACACCGGCGAGAAGCCCTTCAAGTGCACCTACTGCGACAAGTCGTTCACCCAGAAGGCAGGGCTCCTGGCACATGTTCGCCTACACACAGGGGAGCGGCCGTACAAGTGTGAGCAGTGCGGTGAGGGTTTTCGCTCTTTGTCGCTTCTGCTCTCTCACAAGGAATCCTCTGGGAAGGAAAAGTCAGCATCCGCACCAGCGCTCAACCAGACCCAGACGACACAAAGTAGCCCGGAGGATCTTAAGTGTGGCGTCTGCTGCCGCACCTTCGTACGGTCGTCATACATCAGGCTGCACATACACCTCAACAAGGGACAGCGACCTTATCACTGCAAAGTGTGCAACAAGACCTTTGTCAAGCTGGATACGTTTGTAAACCACTGTGATAAACACTTGAGGCAGAAAAAGGATAAAGGCAAGCAAGTTAAGGACAAAGTGGTTAAACCTCCTCTGTTCGTCCCGCTGTCCAGACCTGCTTCTCCTGAGTCCTCCTTACCCCCCCAACCTTTATCCTCAGAGGTCAACACGCGCTCCAGAGCGAAAGCCAAGAGCAAAACGGAGCCATGA
- the prmt2 gene encoding protein arginine N-methyltransferase 2, whose product MQTEKEDEEDSSPEEYVALCSFTGSDSDQLTFSSGDRLLVHAKTSSDWWWAELQGVKGYVPACYLQQGAAEEEEDASLEDPWQDEEYFGSYGTLRLHLEMLSDKSRTEAYRQVVLSNSASLRSKVVMDLGCGTGIISLFCAQLAQPSVVYAVEASSMAEYTRQLVKQNGCEEVVTVLQGRAEEIELPEQVDVLVSEWMGNCLLFEFMVESVLLARDRWLREGGVMWPSSAALTLVPCQADSYFAEKMAFWERPYGLDFTPLQPLAQQEFFTKPKFSHLIEPDDCLSTPSDVISLDMYTLQVKDLEEITGQFQFCVTKSGFFHGFTAWFTVYFESLGTGGSTVELNTGPNSEPTHWKQTLFMLDRPVSVYSGDTISGSVLLCRNPVWRRHMTVTLHWKINSSTEETDNCQVGTKSFPMWR is encoded by the exons atgcagacagagaaagaggatgaggaggattcATCTCCTGAAGAGTACGTTGCTCTGTGTAGTTTCACTGGAAGCGACAGTGACCAG CTGACTTTCAGCAGCGGGGACAGGCTGCTTGTGCATGCAAAGACCTCCTCAGATTGGTGGTGGGCAGAGCTGCAGGGGGTCAAAGGTTATGTCCCTGCCTGCTACCTGCAGCAGGGTGCagctgaagaggaggaggacgccTCCCTGGAGGACCCATGGCAGGATGAGGAATACTTCGGCAGTTATGGGACACTG AGACTTCACTTGGAGATGTTGTCAGACAAGAGCCGCACTGAGGCGTACCGACAGGTTGTTCTCAGCAACAGTGCTTCTCTGAGGAGTAAGGTGGTGATGGACCTCGGCTGTGGGACTGGCATCATAAGCCTGTTCTGTGCTCAGCTGGCACAACCCTCAGTG GTGTATGCTGTGGAGGCGAGCTCCATGGCAGAGTACACCAGACAGCTGGTGAAGCAGAACGGATGTGAGGAAGTGGTCACGGTGCTGCAGGGGCGAGCTGAGGAGATCGAGCTGCCTGAGCAGGTGGACGTCCTGGTGTCTGAGTGGATGGGTAACTGCCTGCTG TTTGAGTTCATGGTGGAGTCGGTCCTGCTGGCCAGGGACCGCTGGCTGAGGGAAGGTGGTGTGATGTGGCCTTCCTCTGCAGCCCTCACCCTGGTGCCCTGTCAGGCTGACAGCTATTTTGCAGAGAAAATGGCCTTCTGGGAGCGGCCCTATGGCCTTGACTTCACCCCTCTTCA GCCTTTGGCACAGCAGGAGTTCTTCACCAAGCCCAAGTTCAGCCACCTCATTGAGCCCGACGACTGCCTCTCCACCCccagtgatgtcatcagccTGGACATGTACACTCTGCAAGTCAAAGATCTGgag GAAATTACGGGTCAGTTTCAGTTTTGCGTGACGAAATCTGGCTTTTTCCATGGATTCACCGCCTGGTTCACTGTTTACTTTGAGAGCTTGGGAACAGGGGGTTCAACAGTGGAGCTGAACACCGGACCTAACTCTGA gCCGACACACTGGAAGCAGACTCTGTTCATGCTGGACAGGCCAGTCAGTGTGTACTCTGGAGACACTATCAGCGGAAGCGTTCTCCTGTGCAGGAACCCCGTCTGGAGGCGCCACATGACTGTTACCCTGCACTGGAAGAttaacagcagcacagaggaaacTGATAACTGCCAG GTTGGGACAAAGAGTTTCCCCATGTGGAGGTGA